Within the Siniperca chuatsi isolate FFG_IHB_CAS linkage group LG18, ASM2008510v1, whole genome shotgun sequence genome, the region ttcagtaacacacatctaacaaagCCATGTCTTCTACAAACCTTATGCTAGCCATGATTGCTGCTCTCTATCACAGTGAGTGAAAGGACATAAACACGGTGATTGTATGGCAATAGTCTCCTagtctgtgtactactcccgtgcaatattagttttcccatgttagtttttcttatttattgtattgatattatatacctctattactcttgacagtacatgcacctctgcttattactattacttattacatatttggtgacactgtattttatactgcaCTTTCATCAttaaccagtaaacccacttggtactcgacacttagtttatcttatactgataccgacctgatacttaatttattttctgacctgttttatagtgtttatagtgtatcatatcgttttctagtactttctcctgtgtgcactgacgtaaaggcaagctgctgtaacaaagagtttccctacggggatcaataaagtatttctgattctgattctgagaacaGGTAAAGTTAGCTGAATGTAACTCCAGTTATATAAGGGCATGCAAAGCCCACTGTTGCTCCATATCAcaaagtgaataaatgaatgtaaacacagttactgtggAGATTCAAATTAAAGCATGATATGGCCTGATCACGTATGATACATGTGTTTAGTGTTGCAGTGGTGGCATCAACATGTGAAATCTGATGCTGAACTATTAAACAAAACCTACAGCATCGGTAACTACGGCAGGACTGCTGGTAACCCCTTGCGTGAAGTAGGGTTGGGTTGATACGATGCAACATTTTATCATGATAATGTTTGTTGGAATTAGTCACTATCACTattcagtggtgtgaaaaagtgtttgctcccttcctgatttcttatttttcttatttttttgcatgtttgtcacacttaaatgtttcagatcaaacaaatgtaaatattagtcaaagataacacaagtaaacacaaaatgcagtttttaaatgaaggttgttattattaagggaaaacaaaatccaaacctacatggccctgtgtgaaatagtgattgcccccacctgttaaaacataactgtggtttatcacacctgagttcaatttctctagccacacccaggcctgattactgccacacctgttctcaatcaagaaatcacttaaataggacttAATAAAGTAGTCAGTCTAACAGAATAAGAGTAGTTAGTTTATAAACtaattaacaaaaaatatgtacaaatatgCCTTGAAAATTATCCAGTTTTTTCCAAAAAgaagtgtaaaaaagaaatgaaaagtacatttattctgTTAAAGGTTTGGTTATGATCATGTCAATGTCGTCTTTTTCTAGGAAGCAGAATCAAGAACATTAACAGTTCAATCTGCATACTGTCCATCGTCCCTAATGATGAAGAGGGAAATGCGGTCTTCCTGCAGCCACGTCAAGTCAACATAATGCTTGAAGGGGATAGCCATGCTGCGCTGTGGTGGTCTTGTTTGACGATGTCCTCCCCTCAGTTGTGTCCTAGGCAGCTAAACTCATGTTTGTCTGTGCTGAAGACCTGAAAGAAATCTCTGGCGGTTGGGAGTTTTGTTTCActcctgttttcctgtttgtccaAGAAAGCTCAGTGCACACGTTGTTGTGCATTGAGCTTTACAATATAACTATTTCTGCATTTAATATTTAGGCCATTTACGTAAACATTGAAACATAAATTTAGGTTTTGTTTCTACTCAAAGATTTCAAGTAACCTGAACAAAAAAGTTGGAAATTGTACGTGGATTAAAGTgctttgaataattttttaCTAAATTATGTGTAGCCAACTATAAAATAATAAGttggtaaaaacagaaaattgtgGCAGCTTTATGTTAAGACACCAAATAATTTTTGTGTTCAGCATGACTGCAACTCATGctgtaattttgtgtttttgttacgtAGAGTGAACATAAATTTTTTATGAAAGTGACTACTTgtcaaataaacattaaacaacTGGGTATATATTTTTACACCAATTTGTAAGTTGAAACAACTATTAACATGTATACATGGTGCACAATTTCTATGCTGTCCGTTGAGCTTAACAGTATAACCcattataacattaaatatttaagttGTATTGACATAAACATAATAATACAGATTTAGGTTTTGTTTCTACTCAAAGattttaagtttgacaaacaatGAAATGGATGTTTTTCTCAACCTTTAAATTTAATGTTGCTTTGACAAATCTTTACTAAATTATGTGTACTAGAAAATAATAAGTtggtaaaaacacagaaaattgtGGCAGTTTTATGTTAAGACAGCAAACCATTTTTGTGTAGCATAACTCTGCAACTCTTGTtggaattatgttttttgttatgtagAATGAacacaattttattattttattgaacAAGAAAgtgtacacatttttacaacattttttttagttcAACTATCAAAGTATATGCTAAGTGCACAATATATGTGTTGTTAATTGGCCTTGACCTAATTAGGCTATATTAGCTTTATACATTTTAGTAAAATGAactcaaaaatcaaaaattgttgacttaacattaaaaatatgtcACACTCACAAGGGATAAGTGTTTGTGTCAAGTGAACATAAAGTTTTTATGTTATAAAGTATAAAGAAATAAGTAATAttaagtttttttcattttgacagtCCTGAACATAAGCAAATCTATTCGGGATCAACAAGTGATGAAGATCCTGGATCAACAACAGCATTGCAATGTTgcaaaaaaatttgttttgaatGGGCTataaaaaaggagggaaaatgTGTTCACCACAAATCTtgcattaaaggataagtcttatgtgtttttttattatttatatatatttttgtaattgtgGCCTTTATCAAATGAGCAAAAATGAGTTTCTCTTATGAATAAGTATGTTTCAACTAGCCACCTCCAAAATGAGTTCACATCATAAGTAATTTCTGGTAAAACTACAATGCCCTGTTCATTTTAATGATGAATAATGCTGACCAAAGCAAAATTAGGGCTCAAATATCATCTTTACCCTTTAATGTTTGTGAACAATATTCTAGCTTATTGGCAAGCTTACTTGTTAGCATAGCCTAGATATCAAGCTAACCCTGCAGTAGCTCATATAGCTACAGCTCTAGGTAGGTACTAGACTATAAAGATTAAAGGGTTAGGCTATGCAGTTAGGGgttttcttcagttttactGAGGATTTTGTTCAATTGTACTAACTTCAATTTGGAAAACTTAGCTTAACCTCTGAAGTAGCACAAAGGAATTTTGAAAGAAAcacaggagcagcacactgatgatgtcagagggctgtgattggttgatCGCAATGTTGGTCCACGAAGGCAATGTGAGCAATGTGTTGATCCAGGAACATGTCCTACTTGGCTAAATCACGTTGTGCTATTAATTGaacagttttggtgatgtcatcctgcatcattaGTGCGACATGGACCCACATGGGAAAAACAAACTCtgatgactgacagcaggtccTCATTATGTGTTAATTTATCTTCTCTTGTGGTCACAATGAACTCATGGAGAAATACCAGATTATGAATATTAATAGTCGAGACTGTAACTGGACCTCATATGTCATATATAGTAACAAACAGATAGAAAAGGGACAAATAGAGGTGtcttttactgtaatattatgGGAGGATACTGTGTGGTCGCTACGTTTCCCttgtttcattaattttttattgAGGAACTGCTAAAATAAGTGGAGTTAGACACAAGCACAacacacctctgtgtgtgtaactaATTGTCCATTTCTGATTGATCAGGGAAAATCCCACTACTAATGTGGTGACATAgatgttaccatggttacaaaATTATTTGCATAAATATTTACCCAGGTTATAATATCACCTCCTTAACAGttcacaatcagcagatggatttaataGTAGTTAATCTAATgaattcatgctaaaatcacaAATCTACCACACAGTCCCGTCACCAGCCCAAACCAAACAAATTGGAAGGGCATACACACCACAGTTCGTctgaactgaaccaaacaggTCAGGATGAAAGCACCCTATGTATCCAGTCATGAATTGATCTTTGCATAAGCAGAAATTTTGACctggcactagaagaaaagtcaaaagATCAATGAAGTTTACAACAGATACATTCAGGACTTCAAAAGAGATATCGTGTTGGAAGGACAGATGAATGGAGTGAGGGCCATCCTTTAGGCCAACACACATCAAAATACCTACACCCATTGATTTATATGTAAGCCCACACATTGGCACCACCTTGACTCACATCTCCTCTAAATATGCCACAATCATATTTCCCAACAACGACGCATAGCAACTTTCAAAAACAGTAGCAATTTGATCATGTTTGCTCTCAGGATGAACACATCCCAGCTACTGTACCTTGGCTACTTCTTCTGTCTAAAGGACACGTCCAGTAAATGCTACGGTAAATGCAATGATGTGATGCATCCAATGTGTGTTACACATAAGTCCAATCACCAGTGGCGCAAGATATGATGAATTGTGAGCCTTCACAAGAATGTAgatacaaaaattaaaaacagaacaaaccTCAAActtcaaaatacataaaatattgtTATGAACAACAGACAACAGTGTTCAGAAACAATCAATTAACATCCACTCAAAACAAGACAGGATTCACTTgataatttcattcatttttaatgactaaatgattaaataaatacagagtagatatatgaaaagaaagaaatttcaagtgcatgaataaaacatatttgttaATCTACAGCATATTGTATATGATATCTAAATGTGCTTTTAGTATATATTACTCTTCACAGAGTGATCTATAAAGACATATTGATATGGATGGAGCAAGCCTCATTAATATCTTTcattcaaaatgcaaaaaataccTTCTGGAAAATGTTACCTGACACttatattttatgatattttatataacaaaactaaaatgtggcaaaaataaaatacaattacattcaattcaattcaattttatttatatagtgccaattcataacagaagttatctcattgcactttatctatagagcaggtctagaccgtatattaattacagagacccaacaattacATCCTATTGACTTTAACAAGTTTGTAATGTGCTCAAGTCAACAGGTAacattattactactattattaaGTAGTGATTTTAAGCTTCATGCCAACAATCTTTTTGTCAAAGTcctgaaaatgtcatgtttcaAGTCATAGAAACTAGgagactaaaaaacaaacaaatgaggcAAAGCACAGCTGAAATTCAGCTGCACAAAAATAGTCCCAGTTATCCATGTTGTCTCATTAACACATTgcaacaaatgtgaaaatacatgaaaaaagaaTTGAGTCACTCCCTTGCAAAAAAAGCACATCAAACATTTGATAGACCTGAAAACCACCTGTATATGAGTGAATTTATCACATTTAAAATGGTGTTTCACATGTaagaaattcacattttctttcttgtaaGGGCTTGGTGGCCTGGGGCTTTGACAGACTGTTCTGTAACTGTTTGATCACAGGTTTGACCACTGTTGTTCCTgtttaacaacaaaatgaaactctgCCCATTTCAGGGATGATGCACCTGACCCCCTTAAttcaaatcatcatcataatagTAATTATAATAGTCTTGTTGAAGAACTGTCTCTTTAACTACCAAACCCATTGCCTCTGCAAAGttactgtaaaatactgtatatttatttgtttatttggtgAGAATGTCCAGATGCAAATTCCAGATTACAATGTATGGAATAATCTAGACATTACAGGGTATGATGGACATTATGTAGCAACAGAAATATGTATCAGTTCCCATGTAAAAAACACAGGGGACTTTagccaaaataattaaatccaaTCTTAACTACCccaaattatgttttattgtttgatgAAAATTGCAGTAGTGGGatataatacaatttttttttagtttttgtagaTGTAAAAACTGGGATTCATGGCTGTGAGAATATgttgcctttttgttttaattatctaAGGTCTCACGCTGTCTCATGTTGGACATATTAAAAACACTTGAATAGACCAGAAAAGTGAGAATTAGGAAGAagttttttttgctgttatttgTTGCTCAACCACTTtcttaacaaacaaaacacccaATACTCCCATTTTCTTCTAGATAtagttattttctttcttaagaTAAAAGAAGTGTGCGTCCGTATGGGGCAAACATCTGGTGTAtgtcctctttttttgtttaatggtAACTATTTCTGACTAGAGTCATCTACTCTCTTTGACTTACACTCAGCTTCCAAATCACCAACCAATAGTATTTTTTTGATTGTAATTTCTTTGTAAACTGCTGCCTGAGTCTCAaggtgagagacagattttAGGATTTGTGTCCATTATCTTTTCAAGTTACTATCAAAGCTAATGGATCGATTGTACCTGCCTCCCAGCACTTCAGGTTAAAATCCTTTCAAACTCTCTTTAGCAGCTCTCTAACTCTATATTCCCTCACTCTAGCagaagcaaatgaaaaaaataacgGTGTGTGAATGGAGCCACCTGGCTAAAATGGCGATTCATGAGACTATATTCTAACATACATCACCAATTTTCTAACCctgatatgttttttaaaacacacaaaaatggagggggggaaaaacaaaaaatgatcaCAACATAGAAGAAAGAAATGGCAGCATACTGGCTAAAAGTGAATCTTCCTGATAAGTTGCATAATGCTGGCTACACAaccagctagctaacattactaATCTTTACAAAGCAGGGCTGTCACTTAAAAAAAGAGAACTAACATGTAACATAGCCTAAACTCTTACTGAGCGACAAGGTAACAGTGACTACTcagatttgttgttgtgatgcTGTTACCATATGTACAGTTGTAttttacaaagtcagcaaacaaGCCTACCTGTCTCCACCTTTTTGACATATATGGTGTTGAATCCAACATCCCTCTGTGCTCTGAGCTAATTGTTGCTGTGCTAGTGTTAAACTGTACCGCCGTATCAACCTTGTTTCTAGAAACAAGCTCTAATAAACCCaatgtacactacctgcccagcaccaaatggcaaacagacaaagttagcaacttgctggtgaagaaagtggaacatttagcagctaacgaaccagatatttttctcaggagttggttgagaccaaaccagagctaaaaggagagtgaatatcggacttacattcatcaggtggacacaaacacaactcaaatgatgataatgttgctctgtgtctgctggatgtgtaaacaggaagcttgTTTACACTTTACCTCTAACAACTTtacaaggtgataatatgttggTGTTGTGTTTCAACTTGTTCTGCTGTCCCCACGTGGCCAAAAATTCAGggaatgcagctttaagaatAAATGTACTGAAATCTATGGTTAGTTTATCTTCATTTTGCACTTAATTTTGGAGTTCTGTATTGAAATCAAAGATTTAGCTTTATTTATCACTGGTTGTCCTTATTAGACTACAGATCAGTGTGTCTAACGAAGCAGCACAAAAAACCTCAGCATTGTGCGCTTGCACATATCTGATTGGCCTACACAGTGTGTAGCTGGATGACGTTGCATTGAATTGCAGCAAACATCGAGCCAGGTTAAACTTTTTTGCCATGGCCCCCTGCGTCAGGACCCAAACTGCGTCAACACAGTGGTCTCATAGAAATGAACAAGACATCTGCCTTCTTTAACGCAGTGCTAATGTCGGTCTGAACACAGCCTTGGTTTTAAACAGGTAATCTGCATATTTGTAGCTGTAGCGCCAAGAGTGATGAGTGAAAACACCATGAAGCAATTCAAGGTTGTGATGCTGCTGAAGAGGAATGCTGCCTAAAAGTCTAGCTGCAGTCACCTTTTCCAAAAAACTAACTGCAGTCCTCTTCTTCTTTAGATTCTTGACCTATAGAAAATTAATAGAGTCCTTGTTTCTTGAGCTGTCGCAGTTTGTACAAACGGTTCGTCTTGAGCACAGGATTATGGGCTTTTGCCAAGGGATCTTGGATAAAAACAGAACCCATTGCACCAACTCAGCCTTAGAGCCAAGATTTTCTTTTggcaaaacaacatgaattcTTTCCTTGTCTGCCTCGTCATTTCGCCAACTCTGGCCCGTGGAAGCCTTGAAGAGGAGTTTGAAGAAGCGCTCTAACTGCTGCAGTTTTAGGCCTAAGCACAGTGGGAGAGGGTGAGCTTCAGCAGTCCCTCTGTATGCATCTTGTAAAGGAGTTTGAACTCGGCAGGCAGCTGATGGGACTCCTGCCATTTGGTGGTGAACTTGGTGCCCTTCTTGTCGTAGTAGTGGTACGGCAGCTCCTTACCCGTGTTGGGGTCCCAGCCGAAGGGCCAGAAGCCATACAGGTGTATCTGGTCGCACATGGAGGACGCCAGCGTGTACATCAGGATTCCAGTGCTCAGTCGCTTCGGCGACAGCTGCTTGGTTTTCCAGTAGCTGTCGAGTACAAGTTAGTAGAACAATTATACATCAATTATACATCTGCTCCTGTTTTCATTTGTGatagttgttgttttctgttaatgcaaactcagcatttcctccatgtttacGTTATCTTGattaattcagtataatgtacattacACAGCACCAATACCATCAGCACAACAGAGTCATGGCATACTCACAACTCTGCTGCTCTAAATTTCTCTGCTCTAACAGAAATACTGTCTTCATTCACTAATTAAGTATCAACTATCATCGCTTCTACTCTTTTTTTGATCACCGTTAAGCTACCGTCAGTGAAgctcaacacttcctgtctaGATGTTTAACAATAAAAGCCTTCCTACACTCAAAGAGAATAATCTCTCCAATTCCTGGTAGGCCTTTAAGGTAAATAACCTGCAGGAAGTGTTCAGTTTAAGTGATACTTTAACCGCGATTGAAAAAATGTCAGCAATCAGAATtaattagtgaatgaaaacagtgtttctgttagagagagagtagaagagtggtgagtatgacaagACTCTGCAGTTGCGCTGCTAGAATTAGTGCAgtagaaatttacatttttacaaatttaCCATGTGAGCTATTACAGTACAGGTAATTCCATGTTCTAATTCTTTTTTGCCAAACAATAACTACAATGTATGAATCTGATTAAAATCCaagtatttatttgtttctgtgagACATGAACGTAGGCACAAACCAGAATttcagtaaaacaacaaaaaaaaagagttctGTCCACTTTTGTCCACTTATTTCTGCAAGACATTCACAAAATTCTGAATAAACTGTTATTGAAAGCAATGACTTCAGATGgttgagtaaaaaataaaaaacctaaTCTGACCACTGCTGGTGCTTTCATCAGGCAGTCCTGCTCTGGAGCATCACAGAGGGGGAACTCTCTAGACTGGCTTCAACAAAAGCATTTCCAAGAGTTCTTGAGGTGCTGAAAGCTGTCTGAGCTGCTTAGTGGTAATTCTTCCAGAGCAAGTAGTTTTAATGGGATTGGTGAAGATTAAGCTACTGTACAAGCAGCCTATTCTGCTGCTACAACACTAAGCACCAGACTTAAAtccctctccacacacacagttactgcTCTGTGCCATACCTTTCACTAAATAGCTGTTTCCTTATAATGCAGCTTTGGAGTCTAAATCTCCTCTTTGCCATGTAGAGCACAGCTCAATACAATAAAACCACATGCTAGTTTCCACAAACTACTACAAACAGGACAGAGATACAATGGgatatttaaaacacagataGACataaagatagagagagagtgaaagatgGCCAAACTGACAGGTTACACATGATACACAGAAAAAACTGTGTAACGTGTCCTGTCATTTTTAGGAGACCATAGAGGCCCATTGATgtcaaatattattaaaaacacatcagtgagccacactgttgcactgggtgacatgtcaGACAtgttcattaccatgaacacacactgaagtTTATTTTTGACTCAATCTCAGTCACTAGAGAACCAAATCTgtatattaatgtgtgtgttaatgtgtattAATTCGcagatgaaaatagtccccaactaatgcactatttcctcctgtttgattaacatttgctaaaaactacagtgaccacctgttaaaaaggaaattattgatggctcttctcatttctcaaTTTTGTGCcaccttgtctcctctctcctagaatctcatttagtctgacaagatagtcttaaaaaatttaggaaagccctccataatgccagagcagcctactactcatcattaataaaggaaaataaaaacaaccccaggtttgttttcagcactgtatccaggctgacagagaatcacagctctattgaaccatgtattcctaatGCCCTCAGTaataacgacttcatgagtttctttaataatgaaactttaactattagagaaaaaattcatcacatcctgctcTCAACCTCGACCTCAAgccttcaaacacaggaaccttagaaacaactgtaaaacctgatatatattttgactgctcgaccttcttcaactaacttcatctcttagaccccattccaactaggctgcttaaagacattttacccttagttagcacttctttactggatatgatcaatctgtctttattaactggctatgtaccacagtcctttaaagtagctgtaattaaacttctacttaaaaaacccactcttgatccaggggtttcagccaactatatacagtatatctaaccttctctttctctctaagatccttgggAAAGCAgacgccaatcagttgtgtgactttctaaataacaatagtgtatttgaggattttcagtcaggatttagagtgcatcatagcacagagacagcactggtgaaaatgacaaattactttttaattgtCTTGTTAGAtattagtgctgcattcgacaccattgttcatcacatcctattacagagactggaacattcaattggcattaaaggaaccgcactaagctggtttaaatcctatctatcagattgatctcactTTGTAAatatgttaacggtgagtcctctgtgcacgtcAAAGTTagagtcacggagttccacaaggttctgtgcttggaccgtttctgttcaccttatatatgcttcctttaggcaatattattaggaaacactccataaactctcattgttatgcggatgatacccaattatatctatcaatcaagccagatgaaactaaccagttagctaaactaaaactaagcatgccttaaggacataaaaacctggatgacctgtaattttctgatctgaaactctgacaaaactgaagttattgtacttggccccaaacacctccaagacacattatctaaagatatagatgctctagatggcattgccctggtctccagcaccaccgtaaggaaccttggagttatctttgatcaggatttatcctttaactcccacatgaaacaaacttcaaggactgccttctttgaCCTACGtaaaattgcaaaaatcaggcacatcctgtctcaaaatgatgctgaaaaactagtccatgcatgtgttatttctaggttggactattgcaattccttattatcaggctgcccaaataagttccttaagagtctccagttgatccagaatgctgcagcacgtgtactgacaagaactaggaaaagagatcatatttctccatgcTATCTCAAGGAAGCCCAGCAAAAAGCTGTACAGACAGCCCTTTTTAGCAAAGTAACAATAAGTTGAGATCGTACAGCAGCATCACTTCCCTTGACTTGGGAAGCACCATGTTAGTTGACAAGTCTACTAGCTCCGCCTACCTACTTCGTATATTGAGATCTGATTACACTGTGGGCAGAGTGAAGATAACGAGAACGCTTATTAATACTTGCTGTAAAAGGCTtgtgttaaaggtccagtgtgtaacatttaggaggagctattggcagaaatggaatataatatttaagtgtgttttaattagtgtataatcacctgaaaataagaatcattgtgttccccttccacagaggtcgccatgttgcaccgccaggTTTCTAAAGTAGCCCAGAactgacaaaccaaacactggctctggaAGTTTTAATACTAGTAGTTTGGAAGGCAAGGGTgatgtgagcggtattcaaatggttgcaaactgcaatttcactgctagatgccactaattcctacacactggacctttaagatgTCATTATTTAGATAATATAAcgtatccagatacagatcacagGTTAATACCAGGTGGAGATGAGGTCTTTGTTGTTAATGTACTGCAGTTTTACTGTGTGTCTTACTTGTTGATATACTGCATGATGTTTCCAGGCCAGGCCAGCTGGACCTTCAGTTGACCTTGATGTTCCACAAAGAAGTCAACCAGTGTCCTCGTCACTGTGGCTGACGTGTGGAAGAAAAACGCCGGGATCCACAGGATGGCGCCATCCAGCTTCTTCAGGCTCAGGAAGAAGTTGTTCCTGTCCTGCACAGTCAGTAAATTGTTGTAGTATTTCTCTAGGATACTGGGATTAAAGGTCGTCATGTTGGTCCGCCGTCCAACATCCTTCTTAAAGATCTCAGTCGGCGCGAAGTTGCAGCGGAAGACAAAGTCAAACTTCTCAATCTGGGCACCACAGCGCGAGCCGGTGAGGATGCCGCTGTTGCCGACCACGGCACAGACATTGTAGTGTTTGTTGAGGATCGGCGAGGCCTCAGGAAGGAGTGAGCGGAAGTTCTCACCAATTGAGAAAACGTACTTGTGGCTGGAGTAGTCGTAGTGCATCAGCTGTCCGATTCGAACTGAGTCTCGTGTCAGTGTGAAGTTGTGGGGGATGTCGATATACTGAGAGATCTCCTTTCTGcaagacaaaaaagacatttttgttcatTACTGCATCTTTATTGTTAGCATCCACAAGACAG harbors:
- the st8sia3 gene encoding sia-alpha-2,3-Gal-beta-1,4-GlcNAc-R:alpha 2,8-sialyltransferase, with the translated sequence MRCTWALAVSSSWPVSDPLVGGRWCQQRGRMVRIASALGLVMFSVALLILSLISYVSIKKDFLLSTPRYGPNGGSRMSMFHAGFRSQLAMKYLDPAFTPLTNALSEDLQNSSKWSYNSTAFIQLRKEISQYIDIPHNFTLTRDSVRIGQLMHYDYSSHKYVFSIGENFRSLLPEASPILNKHYNVCAVVGNSGILTGSRCGAQIEKFDFVFRCNFAPTEIFKKDVGRRTNMTTFNPSILEKYYNNLLTVQDRNNFFLSLKKLDGAILWIPAFFFHTSATVTRTLVDFFVEHQGQLKVQLAWPGNIMQYINNYWKTKQLSPKRLSTGILMYTLASSMCDQIHLYGFWPFGWDPNTGKELPYHYYDKKGTKFTTKWQESHQLPAEFKLLYKMHTEGLLKLTLSHCA